The Anoxybacillus flavithermus genome has a segment encoding these proteins:
- a CDS encoding D-glycerate dehydrogenase → MGRPYVFITRKLPDDIVAPLYDKYDVNMWPHEHLVVPRDILLQEANRAEALITMLSDRIDEELLKNSPHLRVVANVAVGYDNIDVNAATKRGIIVCNTPDVLTETTADLTFALLLATARRLVEATEFIKKGEWKSWSPLLLAGTDVHHKTIGIVGMGKIGQAVAHRAKGFHMRVLYYNRSRNIEAERTLGATYCSFDELLEQADFVVCLTPLTNETYQLFNREAFIKMKSSAIFINAGRGAVVDEKALYDALIDRQIAAAGLDVFVEEPIRADHPLLQLPNVVTLPHIGSATKETRYAMMQLCCRNVIAVLEGREPYTPV, encoded by the coding sequence ATGGGAAGACCGTATGTGTTTATTACAAGAAAATTACCGGACGATATTGTTGCTCCGTTATACGACAAATATGATGTAAACATGTGGCCACATGAGCATCTTGTTGTTCCACGCGACATATTGCTTCAAGAAGCAAATCGGGCGGAAGCGCTGATTACGATGCTATCTGATCGCATTGATGAGGAGCTATTAAAAAACAGCCCTCATCTACGCGTTGTTGCGAATGTAGCAGTCGGTTACGACAATATTGATGTAAACGCAGCGACAAAACGCGGGATTATTGTTTGTAACACGCCCGATGTGTTGACAGAAACGACCGCGGATTTAACATTCGCTTTGTTGTTAGCAACAGCAAGGAGACTAGTTGAAGCAACGGAGTTTATAAAAAAGGGAGAATGGAAGAGTTGGAGCCCGCTGTTACTTGCAGGGACAGATGTTCACCATAAAACGATTGGAATTGTCGGTATGGGGAAAATCGGGCAAGCTGTTGCACATCGAGCAAAAGGATTTCATATGCGCGTGTTATATTATAATCGTTCGCGAAATATTGAAGCGGAACGAACGCTTGGTGCAACGTATTGTTCGTTTGATGAGTTGCTTGAACAAGCGGATTTTGTCGTCTGTTTAACTCCTTTAACGAACGAAACGTATCAATTGTTTAATCGTGAAGCATTTATAAAAATGAAATCATCGGCTATTTTCATTAATGCAGGACGTGGAGCGGTTGTCGATGAAAAAGCGCTGTATGATGCATTAATTGATCGACAGATTGCCGCAGCAGGATTAGATGTATTTGTAGAAGAACCGATTCGTGCGGATCATCCACTTTTACAATTACCAAATGTTGTTACACTACCACATATCGGAAGTGCAACGAAGGAGACGCGCTACGCAATGATGCAACTATGTTGTCGCAACGTGATCGCTGTCTTAGAAGGGAGAGAACCTTATACTCCTGTGTAG
- a CDS encoding homoserine dehydrogenase codes for MVKSVSVGLLGLGTVGSGVVKIIKNHQDKLMHQIGCPVEIKKVAVRDRDKKRDVVLPEAVLTTHVEEVINDPDIDVVIEVMGGIEETRQYILQALKNGKHVVTANKDLMALYGTELLSVASEYGCDLFYEASVAGGIPILRSLVDGLASDRITKMMGIVNGTTNYILTKMSKFNRPYEEVLAEAQALGYAEADPTSDVEGLDAARKMAILARLGFSMNIDLQDVYVKGITGITEEDLNYSKRLGYTMKLIGIAHRDGEKVEVSVQPTLLPETHPLASVNDEYNAVYVYGEAVGETMFYGPGAGSLPTATSVVSDLVAVMKNMRLGVNGRSAVTPQYDKQLKDDSEIYSKYFLRIHVKDQVGAFAKITSLFSERGVSFEKILQLPLKQKDLAEIVLVTHQASLKDYRDVLQQLRDLEVVEEVKSSYRVEGEGAL; via the coding sequence ATGGTAAAAAGCGTATCAGTTGGATTGTTAGGATTAGGAACGGTTGGTAGTGGGGTAGTTAAAATTATTAAAAATCATCAAGATAAATTGATGCACCAAATTGGTTGCCCTGTTGAAATAAAAAAAGTTGCGGTGCGTGATCGTGATAAAAAAAGAGATGTCGTTTTGCCAGAGGCAGTATTAACAACACATGTAGAAGAAGTGATTAACGACCCGGACATTGATGTTGTCATTGAAGTCATGGGAGGCATTGAAGAAACGCGCCAATATATATTACAAGCATTAAAAAATGGAAAGCATGTCGTTACAGCGAATAAAGATTTAATGGCATTATACGGTACAGAGTTGCTCTCCGTTGCATCTGAGTACGGTTGTGACTTATTTTATGAAGCAAGTGTAGCAGGAGGCATTCCAATTTTACGCAGCCTTGTGGACGGATTAGCTTCTGACCGCATTACGAAAATGATGGGGATTGTCAACGGAACGACGAATTACATTTTAACAAAAATGAGCAAATTTAATCGGCCGTATGAAGAAGTATTAGCGGAGGCGCAAGCGCTTGGTTATGCCGAAGCAGATCCGACGTCAGACGTAGAAGGACTAGATGCAGCACGGAAAATGGCCATTTTAGCTCGGCTTGGCTTTTCGATGAATATTGATTTACAAGATGTATACGTAAAAGGGATTACTGGCATTACGGAAGAAGATTTAAACTATAGCAAACGGCTCGGTTATACAATGAAATTAATCGGTATTGCCCATCGAGATGGCGAAAAAGTAGAAGTGAGTGTACAACCGACATTGCTACCAGAAACGCATCCACTTGCGTCTGTAAACGATGAATATAATGCAGTTTACGTTTATGGGGAAGCAGTTGGGGAGACGATGTTTTACGGTCCGGGGGCAGGAAGTTTGCCGACAGCAACGTCTGTTGTGTCCGATTTAGTTGCCGTCATGAAAAACATGCGTCTTGGGGTGAATGGAAGAAGTGCAGTTACTCCGCAATACGATAAGCAGTTAAAAGACGATAGCGAAATATACTCGAAATATTTTTTACGTATTCATGTGAAAGATCAAGTGGGGGCCTTTGCGAAAATTACATCACTCTTTTCAGAACGGGGAGTAAGTTTCGAGAAAATTTTACAACTTCCTTTAAAACAAAAAGATTTAGCTGAAATTGTACTCGTTACACATCAAGCGTCCTTAAAAGATTATCGTGATGTATTGCAGCAATTGCGTGATTTAGAAGTTGTCGAAGAAGTGAAAAGCTCGTATCGCGTAGAAGGGGAAGGTGCATTGTAA
- a CDS encoding threonine synthase: MWKGLLHHYRDYLPVTDQTPLLSLNEGNTPLIPLIHLSEKLGIELYVKTEGANPTGSFKDRGMVMAVAKAKEEGSDTIICASTGNTSAAAAAYAARANMRCIIVIPDGKIALGKLAQAVMYGAEIVAIQGNFDHALKMVRRLSELAPVTLVNSVNPYRIEGQKTAAFEICEQLGQAPDVLAIPVGNAGNITAYWKGFKQFHEKHGTKLPEMRGFEAEGAAAIVRNKVIENPETIATAIRIGNPASWEYAVQAANESGGKIDEVTDEQILHAYRLLAREEGIFAEPASCASVAGVMKQVESGEIAKGSRVVAVLTGNGLKDPNVAMEAMKVHPIVLPNDEEAVFAHIQGAVLQ, translated from the coding sequence ATGTGGAAAGGGTTGTTACATCATTATCGTGACTATTTGCCAGTGACCGATCAAACGCCGCTGTTATCGTTAAATGAAGGAAATACGCCACTCATTCCGCTTATTCATTTGTCTGAAAAACTCGGTATCGAGTTATATGTTAAAACAGAGGGGGCAAACCCAACAGGATCGTTTAAAGATCGCGGAATGGTGATGGCTGTCGCTAAGGCAAAGGAAGAAGGAAGCGATACGATCATTTGTGCTTCGACAGGTAACACGTCCGCTGCGGCCGCGGCGTATGCTGCGAGGGCGAATATGCGTTGCATCATCGTCATTCCTGATGGGAAAATTGCGCTTGGGAAGTTGGCACAAGCGGTTATGTATGGAGCAGAAATTGTTGCGATTCAAGGAAATTTCGATCATGCGCTAAAAATGGTGCGCCGTTTGAGCGAGCTGGCTCCAGTCACGCTTGTTAATTCGGTCAATCCGTATCGCATCGAAGGGCAAAAAACCGCAGCGTTTGAAATTTGCGAACAACTCGGGCAGGCGCCAGATGTTCTTGCCATACCAGTCGGAAATGCAGGAAATATTACAGCGTATTGGAAAGGGTTCAAGCAATTTCATGAAAAGCATGGCACAAAATTACCAGAAATGCGCGGATTTGAAGCGGAAGGGGCGGCAGCGATTGTACGTAATAAAGTGATCGAAAATCCTGAAACGATTGCAACAGCAATTCGAATTGGTAACCCAGCGAGTTGGGAATATGCTGTTCAAGCTGCGAATGAATCAGGTGGAAAAATTGATGAAGTAACAGACGAACAAATTTTACATGCGTATCGTCTACTTGCACGCGAAGAAGGAATATTTGCAGAACCTGCTTCGTGCGCATCTGTTGCAGGTGTAATGAAGCAAGTAGAAAGCGGGGAAATTGCAAAAGGAAGCCGTGTTGTTGCCGTTCTTACAGGAAATGGGTTGAAAGATCCGAATGTAGCGATGGAAGCGATGAAAGTTCACCCGATCGTCTTGCCGAATGATGAGGAAGCGGTGTTTGCGCACATTCAAGGAGCTGTTCTTCAATGA
- a CDS encoding homoserine kinase, giving the protein MNDGEMLKIVVPGSTANLGPGFDSIGLAVSLHLTLEVVRAESWEFIPKTDEVKSIPTDESNLIYQVASKLASEYGVTLPPCHVFVSSNIPFTRGLGSSAAAIVAAIELANELGCLCLSQEEKMRAASVYEGHPDNVGASLYGGLVIGSHLNERTHVVNIPHIPIDLIAVIPAYELETKKSRTVLPSAFTRAQAVEASAISNVLVAALLTHNWSLVGEMMDADVFHQPYRESLVPELQHVRTVAKRNGAFGVALSGAGPTVLCFAERGQGEKVYHALKVAFPYSDVRMLSVEETGSCVYKMALEK; this is encoded by the coding sequence ATGAATGATGGGGAGATGTTAAAAATTGTCGTTCCAGGAAGCACAGCCAACCTCGGTCCTGGCTTTGACTCGATCGGATTAGCGGTATCGTTACATTTAACATTGGAAGTCGTGCGTGCAGAATCGTGGGAATTTATCCCAAAAACAGATGAAGTAAAAAGCATTCCAACCGATGAAAGTAATTTAATTTATCAAGTAGCAAGTAAATTAGCAAGCGAGTATGGTGTAACGTTGCCGCCTTGTCACGTATTTGTCTCAAGCAATATTCCGTTTACTCGTGGGCTTGGTAGCAGTGCTGCAGCCATTGTGGCTGCTATTGAGTTGGCGAATGAGTTAGGATGTCTTTGTTTGTCGCAAGAAGAGAAAATGCGGGCAGCGAGCGTATACGAAGGGCATCCTGATAATGTTGGCGCCTCTTTGTATGGAGGGCTAGTGATCGGTAGTCATTTAAATGAACGCACACATGTTGTGAACATCCCACATATACCGATTGATTTAATAGCTGTCATCCCAGCGTATGAACTGGAAACAAAAAAATCGCGCACCGTTCTTCCGAGCGCATTTACGCGTGCGCAGGCGGTAGAAGCAAGCGCAATTAGTAATGTTCTTGTAGCTGCATTGCTTACACACAACTGGTCGCTTGTTGGTGAAATGATGGATGCAGATGTATTTCATCAACCATATCGGGAAAGTCTCGTGCCTGAATTGCAACATGTTCGTACGGTGGCGAAACGAAATGGCGCCTTTGGTGTTGCATTAAGCGGTGCTGGTCCGACGGTGCTATGTTTTGCGGAACGAGGGCAAGGAGAGAAAGTATATCATGCGTTGAAAGTGGCGTTTCCGTATAGCGATGTTCGGATGTTGTCAGTAGAGGAGACAGGTAGCTGTGTCTATAAAATGGCGTTAGAGAAATGA
- a CDS encoding NifU family protein has product MADQDIKQQVQEVLDKLRPFLLRDGGDCELVDVEDGVVKLRLLGACGSCPSSTITLKAGIERALLEEVPGVVEVEQVF; this is encoded by the coding sequence ATGGCAGATCAAGATATTAAACAACAAGTGCAAGAAGTATTAGATAAACTTCGCCCATTTTTACTTCGCGACGGCGGAGATTGCGAATTAGTTGATGTAGAAGATGGCGTTGTTAAACTTCGCCTTCTCGGCGCATGCGGTAGCTGCCCAAGCTCAACGATTACGTTAAAAGCCGGAATCGAGCGCGCATTGCTTGAAGAAGTTCCTGGCGTTGTTGAAGTTGAACAAGTGTTCTAA